The Flavobacterium johnsoniae UW101 genomic interval AGGCGTATTGTCATTTCCGTTAAAAGCCAAACCAGTCGAAAATGCTGTTGAGCAGCCAGTTGAACAAACGCCGGTTTTAGAGCAGGCATAATCTTCAAAAAATTAAGTAAACATAAAGTACGGCAGTGTATTCAAAATTAACCTTGAATACGCTGCCCGCTTTTATCAAAACCTTTTCATTATGAAAAATAATAAAATCAAAAACAGCATTACAGCCTTGATTCTGCTTTTTGCAATCACAGCATTTTCGCAGAATAAAAGCTCCAATACCGTTTCGCTTGATATTTTCTACAGCAAAATTCAGGCAGAAAAAAAGCCTCAGATAATTGATGCACGAGGTCCCGAAGAATTTGCTTTAAACCATATTAACGGCGCAGTAAACTTCAATTTAGAATCAAAAAATTATGCCGAACAAGTTGCAAAACTAGACAAATCAAAACCTGTTTTCACCTACTCCATTGGAGCAGGAAGAAGCGTTTGGCTCGCCGATGAATTATTAAAAAACGGTTTTAAAGAAGCTTATAGTCTGGAAGGCGGTATTGCCAACTGGATTGGAAACGGAAAACCCTTTTATGCCAGTTCCAAAAGCAAATTAACTCTTACGGAATACACTAAAATCGTTGCTGACAACAAAACTGTTTTGGTCGACATTGGATCGAAATACTGCAGCGCATGCACAAAAGTAAAGCCCGTTTTAGAAACGATCAAAACACAATACGGCGAGAATTTAAAAATCGTAGAAATTGATCTCGAAACCAGTCCGCAGGTAATTGCCGACTTAAAAACGATTAAAGTTTTTCCAACTCTGATATTATATCAAAATGGCAAAATTGTTTTCAAAAAAGACGGCTTCAACGATTTAAAAAAAGATGTTGATGTGGCTTTGGCTTCTAAATAAACTTAATTCAAAACTAAACTAACCATAATGGCAGTCTATAAAAAAATAACCAAAATTGTAATATCCATTTTAATAGTGCTTCTTATTCTGGCAGCATTTTTATTCTGGCCCATTAATACCGATGGAACGTTAATACAACCCGACCAAAAATTAGCCGAAGGAAAAGCAGCATTTCTTTCCCAGAAAGATACTTCTGCAGCTTCAGAAAAAAAGCCCAACATTATCATTCTCCTTGCCGATGATTTAGGCAAATATGATATTTCTTTATACGGGGGAAAATCAACGCCAACGCCACAAATTGATTCACTTGCTGCATCTGGCGTAACTTTTACAGACGGCTATGTTTCGTCTTCTATTTGTTCGCCTTCACGCGCAGGATTGTTAACCGGCCGTTATCAGGAACGTTTCGGACATGAATATCAGCCCGGAGACCGATATCCTAAAAACAACTTAGAATATTATGCTTTTAAGTATCTTCTCAATACAAACAGCTGGCGTTTAAATCCAAAAATTGAATATCCAAACGATGCCTCAATCGCTACTCAGGGACTTCCAAAATCTGAAATTACTTTTGCTGATTTAGCCAAAAAACAAGGTTATAGTACCGCCATTATCGGAAAATGGCATTTGGGACATACCAAAGGATTTTTTCCTTTAGACCGAGGCTTCGATTATCATTACGGCTTTTATCAGGCATTTTCACTTTTTGCGCCGGAAGATAATAATCCTGATATTATCAACCATCACCATACCGATTTTACCGATAAAACAATTTGGGGCAATGGCCGTGTAGGAACTGGACAAATCCGCCGAGACAGCACCATTATTGACGAAAAGAAATACCTGACTGAAAAATTTGCAGAAGAAGCCGAAGCTTTTATCGATAAAAACAAAAACAAACCGTTTTTGCTTTACGTTCCGTTTAATGCGCCGCACACGCCGTTTCAGGTTCGCAAAAAATATTACGATCGTTTCCCGAATGTAAAAGACGAAAACAAACGGGTTTATTTTGCCATGATCAGCGCACTTGATGACGCTATTGGACTAATAAGAGCCAAAGTTAAAAAAGAAGGTCTGGAAGAAAACACCTTAATTTTCTTCGCCAGCGACAACGGCGGTGCCGATTATACTTATGCGACAACAAACGCACCATTAAAAGGAGGCAAATTTTCTCATTTTGAAGGCGGTGTAAATGTTCCGTTTGCACTTTCGTGGAAAGGAAAAATCAAACCGCATACTATTTATAAAACACCTGTAAGTTCACTGGATATTTTCAGCACTATTGCAGCCGTTACACATTCAGGTTTGCCAAAAGACCGAGTTTACGACGGAGTCGATTTAGTAGATGTGGTCAATAACAATAAACAAGCACATCAAAATTTATACTGGCGTTCCGGCGATGCAAAAGCTATTAGAAGCGGTGACTGGAAATTAATCATCAGCGGTAAAACCCATGAAACCTGGTTATACAATTTAGCCAAAGACAAATCTGAAACTACGGATCTGGCTTCAAAAAATCCTGAAAAAGTAAAAGAATTACAAACTGCTTTACAAAACTGGGAAAAAGGATTAATTAAACCTTTATGGCCAAATCTAACTTATTACGAATTCGATTTTGGTAAACAAAAATACTTTGTTGATTTGTAATTAAACATAACAAACCCGACAGGTTTTTCATATCAAAAATAAATTACCTCCAGCTTTAGCTGGAGGTTTTAAAAATTAAAAGTAAAGAAGGCTTTAGCTAAACTTTTTATTCGGCTAAAGCCTTTTCTGTTTGCAAATTGGTTACCTCCAGCTGAAGCTCGAGGCAATTGAAATAAAATCTTAGAATCGATAATTCTTAGAATAATCAAATCAAAAATATGTCAACTCAATCTAAAAAATTTAATATCCACGAAGACTGGACTGTTGTAATTCTGGGATTTATAATCATTGGGATTTCACTTTTTATATTTCTTCCCGAAGTTCCCGTTTTTAACTGGTCAAACCCTGCCGATTTACAAGCAAAAGTATTCGATCTTCAAAACCTTGAAATTCTTTTTATTCAATTTATATATTTTATTTCCATTGGTACGCTGGGTACTTTTTTGATTGGAAGACCTG includes:
- a CDS encoding rhodanese-like domain-containing protein, giving the protein MKNNKIKNSITALILLFAITAFSQNKSSNTVSLDIFYSKIQAEKKPQIIDARGPEEFALNHINGAVNFNLESKNYAEQVAKLDKSKPVFTYSIGAGRSVWLADELLKNGFKEAYSLEGGIANWIGNGKPFYASSKSKLTLTEYTKIVADNKTVLVDIGSKYCSACTKVKPVLETIKTQYGENLKIVEIDLETSPQVIADLKTIKVFPTLILYQNGKIVFKKDGFNDLKKDVDVALASK
- a CDS encoding sulfatase-like hydrolase/transferase, yielding MAVYKKITKIVISILIVLLILAAFLFWPINTDGTLIQPDQKLAEGKAAFLSQKDTSAASEKKPNIIILLADDLGKYDISLYGGKSTPTPQIDSLAASGVTFTDGYVSSSICSPSRAGLLTGRYQERFGHEYQPGDRYPKNNLEYYAFKYLLNTNSWRLNPKIEYPNDASIATQGLPKSEITFADLAKKQGYSTAIIGKWHLGHTKGFFPLDRGFDYHYGFYQAFSLFAPEDNNPDIINHHHTDFTDKTIWGNGRVGTGQIRRDSTIIDEKKYLTEKFAEEAEAFIDKNKNKPFLLYVPFNAPHTPFQVRKKYYDRFPNVKDENKRVYFAMISALDDAIGLIRAKVKKEGLEENTLIFFASDNGGADYTYATTNAPLKGGKFSHFEGGVNVPFALSWKGKIKPHTIYKTPVSSLDIFSTIAAVTHSGLPKDRVYDGVDLVDVVNNNKQAHQNLYWRSGDAKAIRSGDWKLIISGKTHETWLYNLAKDKSETTDLASKNPEKVKELQTALQNWEKGLIKPLWPNLTYYEFDFGKQKYFVDL